The Macaca nemestrina isolate mMacNem1 chromosome 9, mMacNem.hap1, whole genome shotgun sequence genome includes the window CTCATCCTGCTGGTCAGTTCCAGGGACACTCTGGGCCCCACTGGTGGAGCTGGTCTAAACAGCAGGACAGCTGGGGCTTGCACTCTGGGAGTCAGAAGCAGACCTTGTGCTCAAAGCTTCTATGACACAGCCCCGTCTTCTATCTCATTGAAGGGGGCAACTGGCTCATGCCTGACTCCTGAGAAGGAAGAAGTGCCTGGCTGGAGAAGAGGGAGTGTGGTGCAGACCGGGCAGCACTGGACTCAAGAGTCACCTCTGGCTATTGAACAAGTCAATCACATCTTTGagtctctgtttccttttctatggGATGACAGGGAAATGATTTCAATCCTACCTTATAGGACTGTTTTAAAGGCTTAGATAAGAAAATGTCCCAGAAATCTGTGAGTGGGTACCCCAAAGAGCCCCTCCTTCACCCTGGTTAGATGTCCAGGTGTGAGCCTGATGTGTCCCTGTAGTGTAGAGAGGGGGCCAGAGGAGAGGAAAAGGCCAGGATCTCCGATGAACCAGGGACTGCggaaaaagcagaaaagcagaGGGCTCACAAGAGAGGGGTCAGATGCACAGGCCCTGAAGTCAGAGAAGCCCAGGCTTACTCAGTTGAAAAATGGTGATGATATTAGTGCCTTTCTCAgagtttcgttttgttttgagacagagtctcgttttgttttgagacagagtctcactctgttgcccaggctggagtgtagtggtgcgacctcggctcactgcagcctctgtctcccaggctcaaacaattctcctgcctcagcctcccgagtagctgggattacaggcacccgccacaatgctggctaatttttgtatttttagtagagacagggtttcaccatgttggacaggctggtcttgaactctgggcctccggtgatccgcctgccttggcctcctaaagtgctggggattacagacatgagccatcacgcccagcctcttAGAGTTGCTTTGAAGTTTAAATGAGAtactatttgttttgttttgtttcttttttgagacggagtcttgctctgtcacccaggttggagtgcagtggctggatctcagctcactgcaagctccgcctcccgggtttacgccattctcctgcctcagcctccccagtagctggaactacaggcgcccgccactcgcccagctagtttttttgtattttttagtagagacggggtttcaccgtattaaccaggatggtgtcgatctcctgacctcatgatccacccgtctcagcctctcaaagtgctgggattacaggcttgagccaccgcgcccggccatgagaTACTATTTGTAAAGTACTTCAAATAGAACCTggtgctcaataagtgttagCTGTCATTCTTATAGAATCAGGAGAAAGTGCTCAAACCTTAAATCAGGAAGGGTGGCAGGTGCGGAAGGGAGGCTGCTGTCAATGACCTCTCactgtacacccactgtgatatcaGGAGTGGGTGTATAAGGCCCCCTCCAGCTGTAAGACGAAGGAAGATACTCTCCCCTGCCCCCACGTTTACACTTGCTGCTCTGGGAGCTGGATGGCAGGGAGGGGAGTGGGCATTTGGGGCTGGGGACACATAAGCAACATGGTGACTTACTATGGCTAAAAAGAATCACATGAGGAGTGTCCCCAGACATTATTACGCCTTCTTGGTCCATCATCATTGCTACCTCCTCTGAGAAGTCTTCCTGGGATCTCTCCACTGGGCCTCCCTGCTCTGCATTTCCGTTACCTGTTCCTTGTATAATATTTCCCCATGGACAGCACCCATCTACAAAGGTCCCCAGAACTCTTCaatcccccacccccgcccccacctaTGGGATTAGACACAATTTCTCAATCTCACCTCtcctataaaatgagaaattgggccgggcacagtggctcacacctgtaatcccagcactttaagatgCCAAGACGGGcagactgtttgaggccaggagttcgagaccagcctggccaacatggtgaaaccccatctctactaaaaaacttaaaaattaggccaggcatggtggctcacgcttgcgatcccagcactttgggaggccaaggcaggcgaatcacaaggtcaggagttcgagatcagcctggccaacatggtgaaaccccgtctctactaaaaatacgaaaattagctgggcgtggtgtcgggcgtctgtaatcccagctacttggaaggctgaggcaggagaatcgcttcaacccaggaggcaaaggttgcagtgagccgagattgcactactgcactctagcctgggcgacagtgcgagactctgtctcaaaaaataatttaaaaaataaaaataaataaaaaattagctgagcgtggaggcacgcacctgtaatcccagctacttgggagtcagaagcaggagaatcgcttaagcctgggaggtggaggttgcagtgagcccagatcacgccactgcacggtagcctgggtgacagagtaagactctgtctcaaaaaaaaaaaaaaaaaaaaaaaaaattccaggcgtggtggcttatgcctgtaattccagcactttgggaggccgaggcaggctgatcacttgaggtcaggagttcaagaccagcctggccaatgtggtgaaaccctatctctactaaaaatacaaaaattagctgggcatggtggtacactgaggtaggagaatcacttgaacccgggaggtagaggttgcagtgaaccgagattgtgccactgcactcaagcctgggtgacaagagtgaaactcggtctcagaaaacaaaaacaaaaacaaaaacaaaacaggccgggtgcggtggctcacgcctgtaaccccagcactttgggaggcctaggtgggcggagcacgaggtcaggagatcgagactatcctggctaacacggtgaaaccccgtctctactgaaaatacaaaaacattagccgggtgtggtggtgggcgcctgtagtcccagctactcaggaggctgaggcaggagaatcatgaacccgggagatggagcttgcagtgagccgagatcgcgccactgcactccagcctgggcgacagagcaagactccatctcaaaaaaaaaaaaaaaaaaaaccacaagctGACTGCCATGGTTCCCCAGACACACTGCACTTCCCTCCCTCTGCACACTTGCTTGTGCTGTTcccttctgcctggaacacctCCCAAATTCCGTGAGGGCCAACGAGCTCAAGTCTGCTCCCCAGCATTCTGTTTTCCTTGCCCAGTGCTCGCCTTACTTTGCCTGGGTGCATTCTGGCCTCCTATGTGGTGCCTAGCATAGGTGTTGAGGTGTGTGTGTTGACAATTTGTTGtgtgaaagaaaaacaagtttttttttttttttttttttctgccctggTGTGTGGCCAAACTTTTTTGCACGACGTAATTCATAACCTCCCTCTGAAAGAAATTACAATtcctcagtgagctgagatcacgccactgcactccagcctgggtgacagagcgagactctgtctcaaaaaaaaaaaaaaaaaaaaagtacagggaTTTTCTATACATCCTTCACCTAGCCTCCACCAATGATGTCTTACCTACCTATAATATGATGACCAGAACCAAAgaattaacattggtacaatgTCATTAACTAAGGACTTTATTTGAATTTTGCCAGTTTGAGtctcaggctgcagtgaaccgatatcaccactgtacttcagcctgggcaacatggtgaaaccccatctctactaaaaatacaaaaaaaaaaaaaaatcagccaggcatagtggtgtgtgcttttggccccagctactcgggcatctgaggcatgagaactgcatgaacccgggaggcagaggttgcagtgagccgagattgtgccactgtactccagcctgggcaatgaagcgagactctgtctctctctctctcacacacacacacgcaccaaaaaaaaaggaaagaaaagaaaagaaaaaagaaaaaaaaattagccagctgtggttccacacacctgcggtcccagctacttgggaagctgaggtgggaggatcgtttgaacccaggaggcaaaggttgcagtgagccgtgatcacgccactgcactctagcctaggcggcaggagtgaaactctgtctcaaaataaatatatatatatatataacaagaaaaaaagggaaaagaaaaaagaaaagaaaaccaagatgatcaggataaatagctaatgcacgcAGGGCTTAATACCTTAGGTGACatgttgataggtgcagcaaaccacgatggcacatgtttacctatgtaacaaacctgaacgtcctgcccatgtatcctggaactttaaattaaattaaattaaaaacaaacaaacaagaagacAGTGTTGTGCCCACTCAGTAGCTGTAGACCTAGGTGGTGGGGAGGTGCTAACATGGATCCCAAGGGGCCCTAGCAGGCGGGTGGGGCCGGGGAGAGAACTGCCTTGTAGGATGCCACATGACTTGAGAACAAAGATGGCACCAAGAGGACAGCGGCCCTCATTCCCATCTGGCTTAGTTAGCCTCCTCTGAAAGCCTGTTTCTCCTCCAAGCCCAATACCTGGCTGCTCCCCTGTTCCCTGGCAACATCAGGTTGGTGGTGTTGGGGCGTCTGGAGGTGCCCCTTTTCCAGAACCTGAGACCAGGGTAGCTGTTTCATGGAGCTTTAAATCAGGCCCAGTGAAAAGGCCCCAGGCCGGGGCCCACACTCAGAGGACTGCTGGAGAAGGAGCCACCTCCCTCTGTCCCTGCCAGACCTTAGGCTGCCCACAGAGCCCCTGGAGTCAGAGTGAAGGCATGCAAAGCTTTATTGGCTCCGTTCCAGGCAATGACATCAGTGTGGGGCTCTTGCCTGCTCCCATCTGTCTTCGCTTGGTGGGTCTTCAGGGGCCTCAGGGTCTGTCTCACCTGCGCTGTGTCCTCCCAGCTCTCCCTCCAACAGGGGCCATCTTCTGTGGCAGACTCCACTCATGGAGTTGAAAGGGCCCATGATCCCTGTGGGGAGCCTAAGAAGGTAGGGATTTGGACGCAGCATCTCACCCTGGGCTGCATAGATGGCCCCATAGAGAAAACAGATGTGTGTGTGAGCCAGCCTTGCTGGGGGCAGGGGTGTCTCCATCCATGGTTAGATGGCTTCCAAGCAGTCATAGATCTAGTGTCTGCGGTTGGGCAGACTGTGGCTCTGGTGGCTCGGGTGGCCGTGGTGACTGTGGTGACTGTGGCCatagaaagtgtgtgtgtggttggCACCAGCTATGGTGTTTTCCCGCTGGGTGAGGAAATTCTTTTGCAGCTTCATCTCCACTTCCTCGAGGGCCCTCAGCTCCTCCTGGTTGATGTCCTTGGACTCCAGGTGACCTGAGTGCTGGTAAGCTGTGGCCCGCTGCAGCATGGAGTGAGCCAGGTGCCGCCCCTGGGTGTCAATCTCCTTGGTGCAGGCAGCCACAGCGGCCCACGTGGCCTCATCGGTGGATGGGGCTTTTCCAGACTCCTGGTGGATCTCTTGGATCACTGGCGGCCCGGATGCCTTCTGCCTGCTGGTGAAGGATTCCCGGTGCAGAGCGGAGCCCACTTCTCCGTGCCTCGTGGTGAAGGTCTCCATGTGAATTGTGGTGCTGGCCTCTCCACTCCCACTCTCAGTCTGGGTAGCATTGCCATTGGTGCTGGCATTGTTGTTGCGGGCCAGCTTCTCTTCGGAAAGGCGGCTAAAGTGAGATTTGATCCAGCTTTCATTCTTTGCTTTATGGGATTCTGGTGACTTGTCCTTGTCTGGTGGACACTCAGAGGTtgcctttcttctcctctttttctgaACCCACAGCATGAGACCTCCACCTCCTAGCAAGAGGGCAGTCCCCAGCACCACCTTGCATGATGGCTGCTGGATGAGCTCCAAGAAGGTCTCCAGGACCCTACACCAGGCAGGCAGAGCTAAGAGCACGCTGGGTGATCTCTGGTGGTATGGTTCATGCTTGAAAGGGCAGGCTCCCCAAGGATGTCTGACAGGCAGGCCCCCTGCTGCACCCTCCCTAGGTGCCCCCTACCACCTCAACAATGAACCCCATTGTGAGGAAGgcagttgggggtggggtggggagagtggggtggggagaggctgCAGCATCCCTCATGTCTAGCCTGGCATGCATTGCCTGAGGCCTGGGTCCTGTCTCCTACCCTGACAGCTGTCCCCAGGCTCAGTGAAAGGGCCGCTTCTCTGATTCTGAgtccttctgccttctgcttgGAACCTATTCTACAACTTAGGCCTTTGTATCTTCCAGTctttggtttctctctctcctgatcTGGTGGCCCCTGGGGGCAAAGGATGCTGGGTCAGGCTGGCCATGGCAGAAGGACCCCCTTGACTGGGCTGATATCCATTCCTAGCCATCTGAGACCAGAGAACCCTCCATCCAGGGCCCATGTCTGCTGCCAGCCTGGCATATTCCATCCTCATTTGAGCCCCTCACCCCACTATAGGGCAGAGTTCAGAGGGAAAAGAACCCAGGAAGAAGCTCATTCTGGAATAACTAACATGAGGTCACAATGGGCTGAGGACGGGGAGGCAAGCAGTGGGCTGAGAAGGCAGAGTGGACAGGACAGGAGACTTCATTGGGTCTAGATTCCGGATGGTGGCTGCTACCTCTTGCCTTAGTGATGCACCTACAAACCCGGAATTTGTCCCCCCATAAATAGGCATGGTTCGGGTCGTGAGCAGGTGGGCTTGCTGGCAAGGCTTTCCATAGATGCAGACAACGAAAAGCCTAATTAATCTCCAAGGCCTCTCAGGGTATAGACAGGCCTGGgccactgtatttttttttccctcgaAAGCATctagctctttaaaaaaaataagaaatgccaAAATGGGGTTGTAAAAATTGTGATGCtttaagcaaaatattttctttaacagAGTAGTGgttttaatatatacaaaatattatatcATTGCAAGAAAGCATGGTCCACTCTACATATGGAAGGAATAGGACACAAGCATTTTATGGAGAACCTCATCTTCCCAGTCCTGCTGCACTAGTCCTGTGGTTGGCCACTAACCTCATTTAGAAATAACAATTCAAAGTCCATCTTTGAGGGTGTTTATGGGTGTGAGTTCAGGGCCATAGAGCCCTTCTGTAATGACCCCCTCCTCTAGACTACGGtcataacttttatttaaaaagaatactcttgggccgggcaccgtggctcaagcctgtaatcctagcactttgggaggccgagacgggcggatcacaaggtcaggagatcgagaccatcctggctaacacggtgaaaccccgtctctcctaaaaaatgcaaaaaacctagccgggcgaggtggcgggcgtctgtagtcccagctactcgggaggctgaggcaggagaatggcgtgaacccgggaggcggagcttgcagtgagctgggatccggccactgcactccagtctgggcgacaaagcgagactctgtctcaacaacaacaacaacaaaaaaaaaaaaaaaaaagaatactcttGGCCagtgcggtgggtcacgcctgtaatcccagcactttgggaggccgaagcagacgatcacaaggtcaggagatcgagaccatcctggctaacatagtgaaaccccgtctctagtaaaaataaaaaataaaataaaataaaaaattagccgggtgtggtggcaggagcctgtagtcccagctactcaggaggctgaggcaggaaaatggcatgaacctggaaggcagagcttgcagtgagccgagatcatgccactgcactccagcctgggagacagagcaagactccgtcacaaaaaaagaagaagaaaaaaaagaatactcttTATTCAAATATCAGTACGAATTAGCGAtgctaaaaagattttttaaaaagagctacacagggccgggcatggtggctcacgcctgtaatcccagcacttggggaggcagaggcaggcagatcacttgagctcaggaatttgagaccagcctgggcaacacggcaaaatcccctctctactaaaaatacaaaaaattagccgggcatggtggtgtgcacctttggtcccagctacttgggaggttgaggtgggcagattgctttagtgccaggaggcagaggttgcagtgagctgagattgtgccactgcattccagcctgggtgacagactgagaccccatcctaaaaataaataaataagtaaataagaggcccagcacggtggctcacgcctgtaatcccagcactttgggaggctgaggctggcagatcatgaggtcaggagttcgagaccaggctggccaacctggtgaaaccccatctctactaaaaatacaaaaattaaccaggcgtggtggcaggcacctgtaatcccagctactcaggaggctgagtcaggagaatcgcttgaacccgggaggtggaagttgcagtgagccgaattgtgccactgcactctagcctgaacaacagagcgagactctgtctcaaaaaaaaaacgaGAGCTACAGAGTTTCAGGGAGTGCTTTCCAGAAGAATCTCTAACTCTTCACTGATTCATCCAGGGCAGCTTCCCacctcctatttatttattttaatagagacacggtctcactatgttggccaggctggtctccaactcctggtctcaggagatcctcctgccttggcctcccaaagtgctgggcttacaggagtgagccactgagcctggacCCCGTCTCCTCTTTAGAGGACCTTTAACGGCTGCAGGAGGCCCTTACAATGTGACATATTCCCTCCTCGGCCTGAGTGTTGGGCTGCAAAGTCTACCTCAGGGGCCAGGACAGGGCAAGAGAAATACAGATGTCAGAGTGAAAGTTGTTTGCGTCTTCCTTCCTGGGCATTTTGGCTGTGCCCCAGAAGCAGGGAAGGGACCCTCTATCTCTGACAGTGTTCTCTGTGACAGTGCCTTGGGAGGATTATATTGACCCTGTGGTTAAGAGCCTGAAGGCTCAGTTCCTATtctaaaatgaggaaactggatTTGAAAGGTTAAGTGGTTTCCCCAAGGTCTCTGTTAACTGGCAGAAGTGGCAGGATTCTTGCCCAGGTCCTCTGACTCCAGATGCTGGGCCCTTCCTACCACACCCCACTGGCTCTCTGGTGTGTGGGTGAGTGATCAGATGGGGGCTGGAGCCAGCATAGGTTGCAAGGGAGACAGACAAGTGGGTATGTGCAGCCCACGGCCTGCCAAATCCACAGAAGCCTGTGCTCCTGGGCACCCCACGCCCTCTGCAGGAGTGGGTGGGTAGCACCGAAGGGAGGGTCCAGAGAAGAGTCTGGGGGTCTCTGTGGATTCTCTGGGTGGCAGGCAAGCACCAGATGCAAAGTCCACCCTCCCCACCCTGAACTAGAGCATCCTTGAACCTTGAAGCTGAAGTAAGGTCTTCCACTTAGAGGCTCAAAATGCTTCTCACTTCAAGAGAACCAGGACTTCACCAAACCTCCAGGCCCCACAAGCCAAGCACCAGCAGAAACTTAGAGTTGTGTCCCTGCTCAACGTGGGCCTCCACAGGGCATTCATTGTTCCCAAGGAAGGGGCACATTCCCTCAGTACTGAGCTATGAATGATCAACGTGTCCATCATGCTAAGGGTCACAGTCACAAAGCAGCTTTGCCACAATGCCAATCACACTGTCATTTTAATCGTTATTACCGTTGGAATCAGTACCTTCCGATGCATATTACTCTATAATTTATAGCATGCTTTCAGTTGCATTCTCTCAGATTTTTTTGTTCAACCATCCCACAATATGAGCATTATCACTCCCATGTGTCCCATAGGGACAGCAATCATCCCACACTAAGTCAGTGCCagagctgtgatttttttttttttagatggagtctcgctctgtcacccaggctggagtgcagtggtgtgatcttggctcactgcaacctccgcctcccgggttcaagtgatt containing:
- the C9H10orf62 gene encoding uncharacterized protein C10orf62 homolog produces the protein MLWVQKKRRRKATSECPPDKDKSPESHKAKNESWIKSHFSRLSEEKLARNNNASTNGNATQTESGSGEASTTIHMETFTTRHGEVGSALHRESFTSRQKASGPPVIQEIHQESGKAPSTDEATWAAVAACTKEIDTQGRHLAHSMLQRATAYQHSGHLESKDINQEELRALEEVEMKLQKNFLTQRENTIAGANHTHTFYGHSHHSHHGHPSHQSHSLPNRRH